In Candidatus Obscuribacter sp., the following are encoded in one genomic region:
- a CDS encoding alpha/beta hydrolase — protein sequence MPTKYQFLITNRETQGKRIIDEHGTTDIPTQQEPKLQFGRYKAISKITSPLDYQIYVDNSDRTEDFTDALHKPIEELGPSARFFRELFEEMLDSDKEALIYIHGFKHPFDRFMVTLNLIEEGYVHQDSKIGHIIGFSWPARAKVKDYEDDQTSAQISGKSLFQFLNTLQNFAAQAITNETQREAFLDRFNLMAASMGNRVVQYALDCFPVCHAKPLFNEVIHTGADVDIDAYENGHAMVRMLSLAKRIHVYYTMLDDILGLSVIKNGKERLGRLGKTMDTETFKNLVLVDVTALVSLARMLPSMCTTKDLLTYPVQHTYSTTIRAVQRDGVAIFNHIDTDKIPDRIPQFEDRWQLVYKPIAGFTQFT from the coding sequence ATGCCGACAAAGTATCAGTTTTTAATCACAAACCGTGAAACACAAGGTAAGCGAATCATCGATGAGCACGGCACAACCGATATTCCAACGCAACAGGAACCAAAGCTACAGTTTGGTAGATACAAAGCAATCAGCAAAATCACCAGTCCTCTCGACTATCAAATTTATGTAGATAATTCAGATCGGACAGAAGATTTTACCGATGCATTGCATAAACCGATTGAGGAATTGGGACCATCGGCTCGATTCTTTAGAGAGCTATTTGAAGAAATGCTAGACAGTGATAAGGAAGCGCTAATTTATATTCACGGCTTCAAGCATCCATTTGATCGTTTTATGGTAACCCTCAATCTAATTGAAGAAGGCTACGTCCATCAAGATTCGAAGATAGGACACATTATTGGTTTTTCCTGGCCGGCAAGGGCAAAAGTAAAGGATTACGAGGATGATCAAACAAGTGCACAAATATCAGGGAAGTCGCTGTTTCAGTTTTTAAATACACTGCAAAACTTTGCGGCGCAAGCAATCACCAATGAAACTCAGCGTGAAGCTTTTCTAGATAGGTTCAATCTGATGGCAGCCTCCATGGGTAATAGAGTTGTCCAATACGCTCTTGATTGTTTCCCGGTCTGCCATGCCAAACCGCTTTTTAATGAGGTGATTCATACTGGAGCAGATGTGGATATTGATGCCTATGAAAACGGACACGCCATGGTCAGGATGCTTTCACTAGCAAAACGCATTCACGTTTACTACACGATGCTTGACGACATCTTAGGGCTCTCAGTCATAAAAAACGGCAAAGAGCGCCTGGGAAGGCTAGGAAAAACTATGGATACTGAAACATTCAAAAATCTGGTACTGGTCGATGTGACTGCTCTGGTAAGCCTAGCCAGAATGCTGCCTTCTATGTGCACGACAAAAGACCTACTTACGTACCCGGTGCAGCACACATATTCAACTACGATACGAGCAGTCCAGAGAGACGGAGTAGCGATTTTTAATCACATCGATACTGACAAGATACCAGATAGAATCCCTCAATTTGAGGACCGCTGGCAACTAGTTTATAAGCCAATCGCAGGCTTTACTCAGTTTACTTAA
- a CDS encoding fibronectin type III-like domain-contianing protein: protein MGSITRPVKELKGFRRIELAPGESKVVSFELSSEDLRFYNQELNFKAEPGAFKVFVGPNSRDVKEAQFELLDK, encoded by the coding sequence GTGGGCAGTATTACGCGCCCAGTCAAAGAACTAAAGGGCTTTAGACGTATTGAGCTGGCACCCGGTGAGAGCAAGGTTGTATCTTTTGAATTGTCCAGCGAAGATTTGCGCTTTTATAATCAAGAGCTCAATTTTAAGGCTGAGCCGGGAGCTTTTAAGGTCTTTGTTGGTCCTAATAGCCGTGACGTAAAAGAGGCACAGTTTGAGCTTTTGGATAAATAA
- a CDS encoding glycoside hydrolase family 3 C-terminal domain-containing protein, translating to MVDVLFGDVNPSAKLTMSFPRNEGQIPIYYNAKSTGRPLVPGEKYHSQYLDVSNDPLYPFGYGLSYTDFKYSDVALNKSTLAPGEKLTVTATVSNTGKVPIETCSYIRIWWAVLRAQSKN from the coding sequence ATCGTTGATGTCTTGTTTGGCGATGTTAATCCATCTGCTAAGCTGACTATGAGCTTTCCTCGTAACGAGGGGCAAATACCAATCTATTACAACGCCAAAAGCACTGGACGCCCCCTGGTGCCTGGTGAAAAATACCACTCACAGTATCTCGATGTCTCTAACGATCCACTCTATCCATTCGGTTATGGGCTGAGCTACACAGACTTTAAATATAGTGACGTGGCATTAAACAAAAGCACTCTGGCACCGGGTGAAAAACTCACAGTTACAGCCACCGTCAGCAATACCGGTAAAGTGCCGATAGAGACATGCAGCTATATCAGGATCTGGTGGGCAGTATTACGCGCCCAGTCAAAGAACTAA